One genomic region from Jilunia laotingensis encodes:
- a CDS encoding Omp28-related outer membrane protein gives MRKKLLAIMLLASIYGFAQQQVKFTKQSNSFATRSEVSSVQKAMEFGENQMIIGYCPNEVNPDGGVGGVNQQVEMAAAVYFPVEKMKLLTGNKLLKINLAIMDTKVKNVKVWIRSTLNGTNKMVQSISNITKGWNEVTLETPYELDGSDIYVGYTLTAPASTYPIGFSGGADQSNAMFLAINKAWSNYYGMKFGSLSLQCLLEGEKKIENDVTLIANPIGNHYAKPDEESTVTYQASIFNATVNSVSNFEVTYQAGTGEKVSKTIEKAIAPFATIDFEQTIQVPNSPGNQDINFSITKVNGKEDECPFDNTLADWLYIYTESFPRRVLVEQFTTQQCGYCPTGLKTLNMALEGKEFSWVAHHVGFYDDDFTIDESVEYLDLYGGGTYAPACMFDRTVVPDATSPVFGLSYQSVSGGAKVVKSYWDYVSEIPTFITVDVNATYNNDTRTLDISVSGQAQQAALARMNPKLTIFLTESGLSGKQSGATGTIEHNHVIRAVLTDVWGSEPEWSSDKNQYTYHTTYKIPSTQKVENMTIVAFICNQDENDINNRMIMNTGEMQLSSLTGIETISKENNNIAIFAENGMIKVDGQYDNLRVFTPTGIVIDNTNLAPGLYVVKLEIDKQTVVKKIIVK, from the coding sequence ATGAGAAAAAAGTTACTCGCAATCATGTTGTTAGCAAGCATATATGGCTTTGCACAACAACAAGTAAAATTCACAAAGCAGTCTAACAGTTTTGCTACCCGGTCAGAAGTAAGCAGTGTACAGAAAGCCATGGAATTTGGTGAAAATCAAATGATCATTGGCTATTGTCCGAATGAAGTAAATCCTGATGGCGGTGTAGGCGGTGTAAACCAACAAGTGGAAATGGCCGCTGCCGTTTACTTTCCTGTGGAAAAAATGAAACTTCTAACAGGAAATAAACTCTTGAAAATAAACTTGGCCATAATGGACACCAAAGTAAAAAACGTAAAAGTCTGGATTAGGTCAACTTTAAACGGTACCAACAAGATGGTACAGAGCATATCCAATATTACTAAAGGCTGGAATGAAGTGACATTGGAAACACCTTATGAATTAGATGGATCGGACATTTATGTAGGTTACACACTAACCGCTCCGGCATCTACCTATCCGATTGGATTTAGTGGAGGTGCGGATCAATCCAATGCTATGTTTTTGGCTATAAATAAGGCATGGTCAAATTATTATGGGATGAAATTTGGAAGTTTAAGCTTACAATGTCTCTTGGAAGGAGAGAAAAAAATAGAAAATGATGTAACTTTAATTGCCAATCCAATCGGGAACCATTATGCGAAACCAGATGAAGAATCAACAGTAACCTACCAAGCTTCAATATTCAATGCTACGGTTAATTCAGTTTCAAATTTCGAAGTTACATACCAAGCAGGTACAGGGGAAAAAGTATCAAAAACGATAGAAAAGGCAATAGCTCCTTTCGCCACTATAGATTTCGAACAAACCATCCAAGTCCCAAATTCACCGGGTAATCAAGACATTAATTTTTCTATTACTAAAGTGAACGGCAAAGAAGATGAATGTCCATTTGACAACACGTTAGCAGACTGGCTTTACATTTACACAGAATCATTCCCGAGAAGAGTGTTGGTAGAACAATTCACAACTCAACAATGTGGTTATTGTCCGACTGGTTTAAAAACACTAAACATGGCGCTGGAAGGAAAAGAATTTTCATGGGTAGCTCATCATGTAGGTTTTTACGATGATGATTTCACTATCGATGAAAGTGTAGAATATCTTGATTTATATGGAGGTGGTACTTATGCACCTGCATGTATGTTCGACCGTACCGTTGTTCCGGACGCAACAAGTCCAGTATTCGGACTTTCCTATCAATCGGTTTCGGGTGGTGCAAAAGTAGTGAAATCCTACTGGGATTATGTTTCTGAAATTCCTACTTTTATAACAGTAGATGTAAATGCGACTTATAATAATGATACCAGAACTCTTGATATATCTGTCAGCGGTCAGGCCCAGCAAGCTGCCTTAGCACGTATGAACCCCAAACTGACCATATTCTTGACGGAAAGCGGATTATCAGGAAAGCAATCAGGAGCAACTGGAACCATTGAGCATAATCATGTCATCCGTGCAGTCCTGACAGACGTATGGGGTAGTGAACCTGAGTGGTCGTCAGACAAGAACCAATATACATATCACACTACTTACAAGATACCTTCCACACAGAAAGTTGAAAACATGACGATTGTCGCCTTTATCTGTAATCAAGATGAAAATGATATCAATAACCGTATGATAATGAATACGGGAGAAATGCAATTATCTTCATTAACAGGAATAGAAACAATATCCAAAGAGAACAATAACATTGCGATCTTTGCAGAAAATGGTATGATAAAAGTTGACGGTCAATATGATAACTTACGAGTATTTACCCCCACCGGAATCGTTATTGATAACACTAATCTAGCTCCTGGTTTATATGTTGTGAAGTTAGAAATCGATAAACAGACTGTAGTGAAAAAAATAATCGTGAAATAA
- a CDS encoding polysaccharide deacetylase family protein, with amino-acid sequence MFIEQPPWFFRALYPQAIFRMSPDEKAVYLTFDDGPIPEVTPWVLDLLAEHNIKATFFMVGDNVRRYPEIFRMVVDRGHRIGNHTFNHIRGFEYSADDYLTNTDRANQEMKTDLFRPPHGHMGFRQYHTLKQHYKIIMWDLVTRDYSKKLRPEQVLANVKRYVRNGSIITFHDSLKSWNNGNLQYALPRSIEYLQEQGYEFKVLPTQEVYQAAPTLCRE; translated from the coding sequence ATGTTTATAGAACAACCGCCGTGGTTTTTCCGCGCATTATACCCGCAAGCCATCTTCCGGATGAGTCCCGACGAAAAGGCAGTGTATCTGACCTTTGACGATGGGCCAATCCCGGAAGTGACTCCTTGGGTATTGGATTTATTAGCCGAACATAACATCAAAGCCACCTTCTTCATGGTGGGAGACAATGTGAGACGGTATCCGGAAATCTTCCGTATGGTGGTAGACCGGGGGCACCGGATCGGTAATCATACCTTCAACCATATCCGGGGATTCGAATACTCGGCAGACGACTATCTGACGAACACGGATCGTGCCAACCAAGAGATGAAAACAGATCTTTTCCGTCCACCGCACGGCCATATGGGATTCAGGCAGTATCACACGCTGAAACAGCATTACAAGATCATCATGTGGGATCTCGTCACACGTGACTACAGTAAGAAGCTGCGCCCTGAACAGGTATTGGCGAATGTGAAGCGATATGTACGCAACGGTTCCATCATTACCTTCCACGATTCACTGAAATCCTGGAACAACGGAAACTTGCAATACGCTCTCCCCCGTTCCATCGAATACCTTCAAGAGCAGGGTTACGAATTCAAAGTGCTTCCCACACAAGAAGTATATCAGGCGGCACCCACCCTCTGTAGAGAGTAG
- the queG gene encoding tRNA epoxyqueuosine(34) reductase QueG: protein MSDNQVELAKTPLSSKEIKAEASRLGFSACGVAPAEKVNETASAALCHWLSAGMQSGMNYMNNYLDKRLDPRLLMEGTQSIISVALNYYPSKFLKKDQYQFAWYAYGKDYHDVMKAKLNELLAFITTLTPLPLQSRTFCDTAPVLERYWAWRTGLGWIGKNTQLIIPHAGSCFFLGEIFLDRKLDFYDHPQPSRCGNCTRCLDACPTKALEAPLLLNSNRCLSYLTIEHRESIPLTEAQKMGNRIYGCDECQKACPWNRFAVPCQTPEFQPSEAFLEMKKEDWESLTEDQYRTLFKGSAVKRAKYGGLMRNIKKG, encoded by the coding sequence ATGAGCGATAATCAAGTCGAATTAGCAAAGACACCCCTTTCCTCAAAGGAGATAAAAGCCGAAGCTTCACGCCTCGGCTTTTCTGCCTGTGGAGTGGCACCTGCCGAGAAGGTAAACGAAACCGCCTCTGCCGCTTTATGCCACTGGCTCTCTGCGGGCATGCAATCAGGAATGAATTACATGAATAACTACTTGGATAAACGCCTCGATCCCCGATTGCTGATGGAAGGAACACAAAGTATCATCTCCGTTGCCCTTAACTATTATCCTTCGAAATTCCTTAAAAAAGACCAGTACCAGTTTGCCTGGTATGCCTACGGAAAAGATTATCATGATGTGATGAAAGCCAAACTAAACGAATTACTGGCATTTATCACCACCCTTACTCCCCTGCCCTTACAAAGCCGCACCTTCTGTGATACCGCCCCAGTATTGGAACGTTATTGGGCATGGCGTACGGGGCTGGGATGGATCGGCAAAAACACACAACTGATCATTCCACATGCCGGCTCTTGTTTCTTTTTAGGAGAAATATTCCTCGACAGGAAATTGGATTTCTATGATCATCCCCAACCTAGCCGCTGTGGTAATTGTACCCGTTGCTTGGATGCTTGTCCCACAAAAGCCCTGGAAGCCCCTTTATTGCTCAATTCCAACCGTTGTTTGTCATACCTGACCATCGAACACCGTGAATCCATTCCTCTCACAGAAGCCCAAAAAATGGGCAATAGGATATATGGCTGCGACGAATGTCAAAAAGCCTGTCCATGGAATCGCTTTGCCGTTCCCTGCCAAACTCCGGAGTTCCAACCTTCGGAAGCCTTCCTTGAAATGAAAAAAGAAGATTGGGAATCGCTCACCGAAGATCAATACCGAACCCTTTTTAAAGGAAGTGCCGTGAAACGAGCTAAATATGGCGGATTGATGCGGAATATAAAAAAGGGATAA
- a CDS encoding glycosyltransferase family 117 protein: MKQYKTVNNLVGWLTFIIAATVYCMTIEPTASFWDCPEFITTGYKLEVGHPPGAPFFMLTANLFSQFASDPSTVAKMVNYMSALMSGACILFLFWSITHLVRKLIIKDENNISTGQLITIMGSGLVGALVYTFSDTFWFSAVEGEVYAYSSLFTAVVFWLILKWEDVADDPHSDRWLILIAYLTGLSIGVHLLNLLCLPAIVLVYYYKKVPNANAKGSLLALLGSMVLVGIVLYGIVPGVVKVGGWFELLFVNGMSLPFNTGVIVYIIILAASIIWGIYESYNETSRTRMNISFMLTLALLGIPFYGHGVSSILIGIIVLVALGFYLFAKKMNKKYQLSARSMNTALLCTMMIMVGYSSYALIVIRSTANTPMDQNSPEDIFTLGEYLGREQYGTRPLFYGPAYSSKVALEVKDGYCVPIESESTTKYIRKEKTSADEKDSYIEVPGRVEYKYAQNMLFPRMYSSAHAPQYKSWVDVTGYDVPYDECGNMIMVNMPTQWDNIKFFFRYQLNFMYWRYFMWNFAGRQNDIQGSGELEHGNWITGIPFIDSWLVGNQELLPQDLKDNKGHNVFYCLPLLLGIIGLLWQAYRGPKGVQQFWVVFFLFFMTGIAIVLYLNQTPGQPRERDYAYAGSFYAFAIWVGMGVAGIIQLLREYAKMKEAPAAILTSVVCLLVPVQMASQTWDDHDRSGRYVARDFGQNYLMSLQESGNPIIFTNGDNDTFPLWYNQETEGFRTDARTCNLSYLQTDWYIDQMKRPAYDSPSLPITWDRVEYVEGTNEYVPIRPEIKQQLDAMYAQAKNSGNPEALQNIRNEFGEDPYELKNILKYWIRSDKEGLHIVPTDSIVVKIDKEAVRRSGMMIPEALGDSIPDHMTILLRDDNGKPKRALYKSDLMMLEMLANANWERPMYMAITVGRENQLGMEKHFIQEGLASRFTPFDTQKLGATIDSEKMYDNLMNKFKFGGIDKPGIYIDENVMRMCYTHRRIFSQLVEQLMKEGKKDKALAALEYVEKMVPAYNVPYDWLNGAAQMAEAYYQLGQTEKADKIMAAMANKAVEYLTWYLSMNDSHFLTSAYEFEFHLQMLSGEVRTMEKYKSKLTENYANKLDELYGMYVTRMKANR, encoded by the coding sequence ATGAAGCAGTACAAAACCGTAAACAACCTCGTCGGTTGGCTTACTTTCATTATCGCTGCCACAGTCTATTGCATGACAATAGAGCCGACAGCCAGTTTTTGGGATTGTCCCGAGTTCATTACGACCGGCTACAAACTGGAAGTAGGACACCCGCCCGGCGCACCTTTCTTTATGTTGACGGCAAACTTGTTCTCTCAGTTTGCTTCCGATCCGTCTACCGTAGCCAAAATGGTGAATTACATGAGCGCCCTGATGAGCGGAGCATGTATCCTGTTCCTGTTTTGGAGTATCACACATCTGGTACGCAAACTCATCATTAAAGACGAAAACAATATCTCCACCGGCCAGCTGATCACCATCATGGGTAGCGGACTTGTCGGAGCATTGGTATATACATTCAGTGATACATTCTGGTTCAGTGCTGTAGAAGGCGAAGTATACGCTTATTCCTCCTTGTTCACGGCCGTCGTATTCTGGCTGATACTGAAATGGGAAGACGTGGCCGACGATCCGCACAGCGACCGTTGGTTGATCCTGATCGCCTATCTGACGGGATTGAGTATCGGTGTCCATTTGTTGAACCTACTCTGTTTGCCCGCCATCGTACTGGTTTACTACTACAAGAAAGTGCCCAATGCCAATGCAAAAGGCTCGCTGCTTGCCTTGCTGGGTTCCATGGTACTTGTGGGCATTGTTCTCTACGGTATCGTCCCGGGAGTGGTGAAAGTGGGCGGATGGTTCGAATTGCTCTTCGTCAACGGAATGAGCCTGCCGTTCAATACAGGTGTGATTGTTTACATCATCATCCTTGCAGCAAGCATCATCTGGGGTATATATGAAAGCTATAACGAAACCAGCCGTACACGGATGAACATTTCTTTCATGCTGACACTCGCCCTGTTGGGTATTCCTTTCTATGGACACGGAGTGAGCAGCATACTGATCGGCATCATCGTGCTGGTAGCATTAGGCTTCTACCTTTTTGCCAAGAAGATGAACAAGAAATACCAGCTTTCCGCCCGTTCGATGAATACGGCACTGCTTTGTACCATGATGATCATGGTGGGATATTCTTCCTATGCACTGATCGTGATCCGTTCAACAGCCAACACACCGATGGATCAGAACTCACCGGAAGATATCTTCACGCTGGGCGAATATCTGGGACGCGAACAGTACGGTACACGTCCGTTGTTCTACGGTCCCGCCTACTCTTCCAAAGTTGCTTTGGAAGTAAAAGACGGCTACTGTGTCCCTATCGAATCGGAAAGCACGACCAAATATATCCGCAAGGAAAAGACCTCAGCCGATGAAAAAGATTCTTATATCGAAGTTCCCGGCCGTGTAGAATATAAGTATGCTCAGAACATGCTTTTCCCACGTATGTATAGCAGCGCACATGCCCCGCAATACAAATCATGGGTGGATGTCACCGGCTATGACGTGCCCTACGATGAGTGCGGCAATATGATCATGGTGAACATGCCGACCCAATGGGACAATATCAAATTCTTCTTCCGCTATCAGCTTAACTTCATGTACTGGCGTTACTTCATGTGGAACTTCGCCGGCCGGCAGAACGACATACAAGGTAGCGGAGAACTGGAACACGGCAACTGGATCACCGGCATTCCGTTTATCGACAGTTGGCTGGTAGGCAATCAGGAACTGCTTCCGCAAGACCTGAAAGACAATAAGGGACACAATGTATTCTACTGTCTGCCTCTGCTGTTGGGAATCATCGGTCTGTTGTGGCAAGCCTACCGCGGCCCGAAGGGAGTACAACAATTCTGGGTGGTATTCTTCCTGTTCTTTATGACAGGTATCGCCATCGTACTGTACCTCAACCAAACTCCGGGCCAGCCTCGCGAGCGAGATTATGCGTACGCAGGTTCATTCTATGCCTTTGCCATTTGGGTAGGTATGGGTGTAGCCGGCATCATCCAGTTGCTACGCGAATACGCCAAAATGAAAGAAGCTCCCGCTGCCATCCTTACATCCGTTGTCTGCCTGCTCGTGCCGGTACAAATGGCAAGCCAGACGTGGGACGACCACGACCGCAGCGGCCGTTACGTTGCCCGTGACTTCGGACAGAACTATCTGATGTCCCTGCAAGAAAGCGGTAACCCGATCATCTTCACCAATGGAGATAACGATACTTTCCCATTGTGGTACAATCAGGAAACAGAAGGTTTCCGTACGGATGCACGTACTTGCAACCTGAGCTACCTGCAAACCGACTGGTACATCGACCAGATGAAGCGTCCGGCTTACGACTCCCCGTCATTGCCTATTACCTGGGATCGCGTGGAGTATGTGGAAGGAACAAACGAATATGTACCTATCCGTCCGGAGATCAAACAACAATTAGATGCCATGTATGCGCAGGCTAAAAACAGCGGAAATCCGGAAGCTTTGCAGAACATACGCAACGAATTCGGTGAAGACCCGTATGAACTGAAAAATATCCTCAAATACTGGATACGTTCGGACAAAGAAGGATTGCATATAGTCCCGACAGACAGTATCGTTGTCAAGATCGACAAAGAGGCTGTACGCCGCAGTGGAATGATGATTCCCGAAGCATTGGGCGACTCCATCCCCGATCATATGACAATTCTCTTGAGAGACGACAACGGAAAGCCGAAACGTGCGCTCTACAAGAGCGATCTGATGATGCTTGAAATGCTGGCAAATGCTAACTGGGAGCGCCCCATGTATATGGCTATCACAGTAGGTCGTGAAAACCAGTTAGGCATGGAAAAGCACTTTATCCAAGAAGGTCTTGCTTCACGCTTCACACCGTTCGACACACAAAAGCTGGGAGCAACCATCGATAGCGAGAAGATGTACGATAACCTGATGAACAAGTTCAAATTCGGCGGCATCGACAAACCGGGCATCTATATCGACGAGAACGTGATGCGGATGTGTTATACACACCGCCGTATTTTCTCCCAACTCGTAGAACAGTTGATGAAGGAAGGCAAGAAAGACAAGGCACTGGCCGCCTTGGAATATGTGGAAAAGATGGTTCCGGCTTACAATGTTCCTTACGATTGGCTAAACGGTGCAGCCCAAATGGCAGAAGCCTATTACCAGTTGGGACAGACGGAAAAAGCAGATAAGATCATGGCTGCAATGGCCAACAAAGCAGTAGAGTATCTGACTTGGTATCTGAGTATGAACGATTCGCACTTCCTTACTTCCGCTTACGAGTTTGAATTCCATCTTCAGATGTTGAGTGGAGAAGTGAGAACAATGGAAAAATACAAATCCAAACTGACGGAAAATTATGCCAACAAACTGGATGAGCTGTACGGCATGTACGTCACCCGGATGAAAGCAAATAGATAA